GTGCGGACCGACACCGTCAGCCGCTCGGCGATCTCCCGATTCGACAGACCGCGGGCGATCAATGCCGCGATCTCACGCTCGCGGGAGGTGACCGGCAGGGGACGCGCCGCACTTCTGATGGCCGGCGTCATCGCCCCGTCGCACTGGGCGGCGAGCCACAGCGCACGCGCCGCCGACTCGGCGCTGTGGCGCCGCTGGCCGGCGCGCTCGTAGAGCGGCACCGCCTGCGCGGCGGCGTCCGCGGCGGACAACAGCAAACCCGCGCCTTCGAATTCGACGCTGGCCGCGTCCAGGGCAGACGCGTTTGAGGCGCCCACGGCGTCGGCGTGTCGGGCGTACATCGCCGCGACCGGCCCCTCAACGCGTGTCGCCAGTGTCCGCAATCGACCCGCGACGGTGCGGTCGCCGAACCGGGCCGCATGGTGCAATGCCTCGGCTTCCACCGCGTACTGGCCCGACTTATGGGCGAGATCCGCGGCGGCCCGGGCCAAGTCGACCGCCGAGCGTTCGCCGCCCTTGGCGGCGGCGAGCCACGCCTTGGCGATCATCACCTGTGGCTCCCACAGCGCCTCGTGCGGGCCGGTGTGCTCCTGGGTGTCCTCCAGCACCCGCTCGGCCTCGTCGATGTTGGTCAGCGCGGCGTGCGCGCGCACCAGCAGCACCCGTGCGGGCAGCTGCCAGGGCAGCGAGGCTTCGGCGTTCAATGCCGCGATCGCCTGCTCCATCGAAGAGATCGCGTCGCGGAATCTGCCGCGATACGTCGCGACCAGGCCGGCCATGATCTTGGCGATAGCCCATCCGACGAACTGCCCGGCAGAGGAGAACTGCGTGTATTCGGCTACCCGCCGGTCGGCTGAATCGAGTTCCCCGACGTAGGTCAGTGCCAGCACATCGCCGTAGCGCACCATCACCCGAAGCATGCCGTCGGTGGCCTTCTGCTCGGCGCGACACCTGGCGGCGATCGGCTCGAAATCGCCCCCGCGGCCCGCGAGCGGCATCGCGAGTCCCGCACCGAAAGCGGCGAAATCGACGGCTTGCTTGGGGGCGTGCGGGTCCGCCAACACCCGTTCGGCGGCGGCCAATCCGTCGTCGATCTTGTTCTGGTGGATCGCCATCGCCGAGCCGGTGGCGTCCACGATGAGTGTGAGGGCCGGGTGCTCGACGCGGCTGCGTAACAGTTCCAAGAGCTCAGTGGCCTGCGCGATATCACCCATCGACCAGAACAGGATCGACAGCCGAGGGATACCCCACTGCACGAGCTGAAGCTCATCGAGGTGGGAGGGATCGAACCGGGTGAGGATCTCGTCGGCTTCTACCGGACGCCCCTGCCACAACAGCGCCCGCGACAGGAGTTCGGCGGCGCGCAAGCCGCCACCCCGCTCAAATGCCGCGCGCGCCAACCGTTCCCCGAGCGGGAGGTTCGACAGGAAGATCGCGTCCTTGGCCGCGCTGATGAGCAGGTTCATGTCGACCAGCTGGTCGCTGTCGATGCACAGGTGCGCCAGCCGGATGCGGTCAGCGGCCGAATCCAGCTCACGGTCTCGGAGAACCTGCACGATACGACCTCGCAGGCTGCGCGACGACGCGGTGCCGACCCGGCGGCGGACGACGTCACCGAATACCGGGTGGCTGAACCGTGCGCTGAGGTGACGACCGTCCTGGGCGACGCGGATCAGGCCCTGCACCTCTGCGGCGTCCACCGCCTCCTCGCCGGCCAGCTCGCACAGCGCGTCGATGTCGAGTGGTTCGCACAGCGCCAACAGCTTCAACGCGCCGACGACGTCATCGCCGGCGCGGTCGAGACGCTCGTCGAGCAGCGCCGCCAGACCGGACGGGACCGTCGTCGGCCCACGCAGCTGCCACACCCCGTTGACCTCGGTCAGGGTTCCCGCGTCGACGGCCCCCTCGACCAGGTGGCGCAAGAACAGCGGATTGCCGCCACTCGATTCCCACATGACGTCGGCGCTGAGTCCCTCGAGCGTCCCGCCGAGGACCGATTCGACCAGCGCGACTGATTGTTCTTTGGTGAACACCTCGAGTTCGAGGCGCTGCAAATGCCCGTCCTTCCACAGCGCCGTGACGGCGTCGAGAACCGGTTCGCCGCTGCGCACGGTGGACACCACGCGTGCCGCCCGCTCGACCACGATCTGGTGCAGCAGGGTGGCCGACAGTTGGTCCAACAGGTGTGCGTCGTCAATGCCGATGACGGTATCGCCGTCGGCCAGAAGGGATTTGCGCGCCGACATCAACAGCGCAATCGGATCCCTCGATGCCGACGCCTCCACCCATTGCGCGAACACCCCCAGCGGGATACTGCGGGAGGACTCCGTGCACGCCGCCCAGTGCACCCGCGAACGCAGCGATGCGGTGACGGCGCGGGCCAAGGTTGTCTTGCCGACTCCGGCGGAGCCCACCAGCACCACGCCGCGACTGTCGTCATCGCTCAGCGAGGAGCGGATCGCCTCGTATTCCACGGGGCGATCGAGCAGCCGCCAGCCGCCTGCCATAAATTGACAGTCTAAGGCGGCTTTTCACCCGTCACCAGCAATAACCCATTTCGCCGCACCGCATTCTTGTGGCGTGGCGCTGGCATGGCCGCCGTGACGACCGCGTCAATCCGGCAGCTGCGCGATATCGGTCGGTTCGATTCGCGGCGCGGCGTTCACGGTGTGGCGGAATTGACTCGACGCCTCATACACCTGCCGCTTGAGCCGGTTGATGGAGCCGAGGGGCCGATGGACTTCCAGTGCGCGCCAGGAGTTGAACGACAGCACATCGTCGCCGAAGGCGCGTCGCTCCGGGCTGTACGGATTCTGGCTGGGAAAGGTTATCTTGGCCACCGGTCGGTGCGGCGACGCGCTTTCTGGCCAAGCGACCGTGGCGTCTTCGATCGGCATCGTCACCGTGTCGGTGCACAGTTGCACGCGCAGTTCGTATTCGGCGCTGTTGTCGCGGAAGAACTCGACCATCAGATCTCGATGGGCTTCCTGGCCGGCTTCGCGGGGCACCCGCTGGCCCTCCAGGTTTTTCACCGTGTCCGACAACGGCGCGTAGAGCATCTTCGCGACGAAGTCGCCGTAGCGCAGCGGCGCCGACGTATAAAACGTTTCGCCCAGGATGTGGGTGTTGGGCGCGATGAAGACCGCGAGGTTCGGGGGCAGCCGCACGCCGACCTTGGTCGCCGCGGCCAGGACCTCGCTGCCCGCCCAGAGCACACGATCCGGCAGCATCGCCAGCACGCGGGCGGTCGGCATTCCCTGCGCAAGGTAGGAGTGGGCGTCGGCGAACAAGAACTCGCGGTGGGTCACCATGATGAAATCCTGCGTAGTGGCATCGTCATCGGCCAGGGCGCGCGGTCCGTGCACGCCGAGGACCTTGATCGCCAGTCCGCGGACCCCGCGGATCTGATCGCTGCGCAGCACCCCCGAGGTGGTGGAGATCCGCGCGATCACCGGGTAGGTCGCAGGTGCGGCGAACAGCCCCTGAGCCAGCTCCTCGGGGAGATCGGGGTAGACGGTGAGTTCGCCGCGCAGGATCGCGTGACTCTTGGCGTGCGCGTCGCGCAGTCCGTGCTTGAACTTGCGGTAGGCCCGTTCGTTGTTGTGCCGCAGCGCGGCGGTGATCCGGTCGATCACCTCGTTCTCGTCGGCTCGTGGCCGCTCCAGGTCTTCGCGGTAGCGCACATAGCTGCGCTGGGTGTGGCTAGGCGCCGCGCCGCCGCCGGGAGCCACCACCGCCGGCGCGCGGGGTGTCGCGTCGACGGGTCGCCAGGGGGCGAACGGATTGGCGACGCCTTCCAGGGCCGGTGCGAGGGCCGGGAAATGCCGCAGCAGCACGCTACGCATGTCGTTGTCGGCGACCCAGTCCATCCCCGCCTCGGTGTAGATCTCGGGACGGAAGTCGCGGGTGAAGAAGCGGTCACTGGCGAGCCGCCGCGATGCCATCAACACGAAGATCCGAAACGCGGTGTCACTGAAGCCGAATCCCCTCGGCTTGGGTTCGGCGTACATCCCGACCATCAGGTCGACCCGCTCCACGTCGCCGTAGAGCTGACGTAGTTCCTCGGCCCACACCGGGTTGTCGGTCAACTCGTCGAACGACGACACCGGTTTGAGGCGCAGCAGACGCCGGAACTCGTTGTAGCGCGGCACGCCCCGTTCACGCACCCGCAGGATGTCGGTGGCGGCCAGGTCGATCAGCGACCCGTCCGGGCGCTCGAAGTGCTGCAGGTGCCGCGGAAAGTTGTGCAGCGTGAGGGCGCCGGGGTGGGCCCGACCAAACGAGTAGAGGAGGTCGGCCATCGGTATCTCGCCCAGCCGCTCGCGCACGTGCAGCAGGGTCAGGTCGGGAAACTCGTGTTCGGCCACGACACAGTCATCGGCCAGCGAGCGGAACAAGAAACTGTCGGGGATCAGCGGATGCATACGGTAGACCGCGACGAACTCCTCGGTGAGCGAGTAGGGAACGCCGTGGTGGTTGGTGGGCGACCCGGGTATGCCCTGCAACACCTCGCTGTCGGTGATGCGCCCGAAACGACGCCGGAACCGCTCGCCCAGAATCCCGAACCAGTTCGCGCGCATCGCGAACACGGTTGTCGGGTGGGCGATGATCGCCGGTGTCCAGTCGATGGTGTGGATCTTGGCGATCAGTGCCGCATTGACCAGCCGGGCCTTCTCGTACAGTTCCTGATCGCCCAGTTGCGGGTATCGGGCTGCCAGCCGTTCGCAGATCGCGTTGTGCTCGCGCATGAACAGCGAGTGCAAGATGGCCAGGCCGACCCAGAAGTTCCCGGCGGCGCCGGTCAGGTCCAGGGAGCGCTCCAGCTCGGCCGGCGGCAACCCCACCTGGTCGAGCTTGAGCTGACCGCGATGGCCGGTGCGCAGTCCATCACAGAAGTCCCGCGTAGAGCCGTACACCTGCGAGGCGTCCCACCAGTGGGTGTCACCGGTGACGAACGTGGGCGGACCGTCGGAGTCGGGGCTGGGATCGGGCGCGGCCCGTTTGATCGTCATGGGCCGCTGCGGCCACGGGTCGTGGTCGTGCAGTGGGATCTGCCAGGGCCGCTCCTCGACGGTGCCGTGACTGAACCAGTCGTGCACCTCGAACTGGATCCACGCGGCGGCCAGCAGGTTGAGCGTGGTCGCCGGCTGAAAATGGTCGCGACCTAGCAGCTGCCGGCTGACCAGGCGCGGATTGGGATCCAGCAGCCCGGCCGGATCCTCGGGGTAGGTGTACGACGGCGGAACATTGCGGCCGAACCTGCTACCCAGCGAACCCATCAGCGGGTCGTCGACATCGTTGTAGGTGCCGTTGAGCGTGCGGGCGCCCAGGCGGTTGGCGAAGGCTTGTCCGTCATCCGGCGGCTGGTCGGCGGCGCCGCGGCCGACGTCATAAAGGTTGTATGTCCGCAGCTGACTGCGCAGCCCGACCAACACCGCCACCGCCAGCGGCTTGGGCAGCCGCGACCACCCGATCGTGCGATCGGCCTTTTCGGCGACCTTCGACATGAATCGCGACATTGTTGCCCGCACTTCGATCCCGCCTCTCTGTGGTCTTTCGAGGCCGATATCCGGCCTGATCGATCGTCGAGCGTCACATCGGAAAGAACACGAGTATTCGAATACTCCATCTTCGGCGATTCCGGACCGCCAGTACAGCCTTTACCTGTGGATTCGCGGGAACCTCACCGCATAAGACAGGTAGTGCGCCACTCGTGCGGCCGGGTGTCGGGCAGCCCTAATTTTCTCGCATCAGCAACCGCACGATGCAAGGAGAATTCGAAATGTCCGTGTTACCACAGGCGCCAGCCGCCACAACCGTCCAAGCGCCCCATCCCGCACCACCGGCGTCGCCCGTCCTGATCACCGAAGGGGAAGTTCTGCTCGGGACAGCCGCGGCGGTTTCTTTGCCGCGCCAGGGTGTGAGCCACCGGCTGGTGGCCGCGGTGCGCCGCACGCTGGCGGCACTGCCCAGCCTGCCTTCGCCGCCGCCCTATTACCCGAGCGTGCGTGACTACCTGGAGCCCGCGCGCATGGCACGCGAGATGGACCGGCTATGAGCGTCGTCGTCGCCACCTGCGTGGCCGTGCTGATCGTGCTCACCTCGAGCGGCGCCCACGAATTTCAGCTGTGGCTCGAGCGTTGGGACTACGACCGCCACTTCGAGGACTGACCGGCCGTCATCACCGCGAATTGAGTAGGCGGATACTGCTGTGGACCACGAGGATCAGGGTGACAATCACAGGATGTCGCCACGACTGCGCGTCCTGATCCGCCACGCCGCGGGCGGGTCGCGGCGGGCTCGGGGGCCCCGGCCATGACCGCCGGTTCAGAGTCCCGGGGACCCCGCCGCAGGCCGATGGTCAGCCAGCTGTTGCTCGCCCCGGTGGACGAGGTGCCCCCGGAGGCGGATCGGGCGGTGCGCTCCGTCGAACAGGGCCGCCGGGTGGTTCTCGTCGAATTGCGGTTGGGACCGGGGGCGGAACCCAAGACGGTCCGAGACCAGTTCCTCGACCTGTTCGCGCACGTCTTTCGGGCCCGCAATCGACCGCCCCGGCCGGTGCCCGTGGGCCGGCACTACATGCGATGCACGTTGGCCCCCGCCGAGGTGGAGCGACTTGTGCGGGGCGGGACCCGGCCCAGCAAAGCCGCCACCGAGCGCGCCCTGGATCTGATTTACCACGTCTGGCCGGATTTCGTGGTCAACGCTCATCTGGACCGGTCGGTGACGACCATCCAGGCGGATGCCGCCTCACGCACGTTCCGGTGCGACGGCACCGGTGTGATCTGGGCGGTGATCGATTCCGGAATCGACGCGGGCCACCCGCATTTCACCGGCACCGCCACGCTGTCGGCGAGTTCGGTGGCGTCGCTGCACCACGATTTCACCATCACCGACCCCGCCGGTTCCTCCACCGGATCGTCCCCACTGACGGATCCGTTCGGGCACGGCACCCATGTCGCGGGCATCATCGCCGGCCAGGCCCCCGCGGATCAGGCCATGCTCCGCATCGCCGCCAATGAGCCGACGGCCCAAGGGCTGCCGCGCTGGGTTCAGCGAGACCTACCTCCCGGTGCCGCCCTGTCCGGCGTCGCTCCCGGGGCGAACCTGGTCAGCCTGCGGGTGCTCGATGAGGACGGACAGACCCTCTCCAGTGCGGTGATCGACGCGCTCGACTACGTGCGCACGGTCAACGCCGGCGGCCGCGATCTGGTGATCCACGGGGTGAACCTGTCGCTCGGCTGCGGCTGGCTCATCAGGGATTACGCCGCCGGGCAAAGCCCGCTCTGCCGGGAGCTGGACCTCCTGGTCGGAACCGGTGTGGTCGCCGTCGTCAGCGCCGGCAACCTGGGCGCCGGGGTTGTCGGGGCCGGCGTCGGCGCCGCGACCGCCTCCGCCGGCGGCGACGTGTACGGGCAGCTGTCGACCATCACCGACCCCGGCAACGCCGCCTCGGCCATCACGGTCGGTTCGGTACACCGCTATCGGCCCCACACCTTCGGGGTGACCTTCGACTCGTCGAAAGGCCCCACACTCGACGGGCGGCTCAAACCCGAACTGGTGGCGCCCGGCGAACGGATCACCTCCGCGGCGACCGGGAAACAGGCAGCCGGGGTTCCGCCGCTGGAGGCCTCAGCCTCGGATCCGTCCGAGCTGGCGCGCTACATCGAAGACAGCGGCACCTCGATGGCGGCCGCCCATGTGTCCGGTGCGATCGCCGCTTTCCTGTCCGCGCGCACCGAGTTCATCGGCCAGCCGCAACGCGTCAAGCAGATCTTCATCGACACCGCGACCGACCTCGGCCGGCACCAATTCTTTCAGGGCTCCGGCCTGATCAACCTGCTCCGGGCCCTGTCCAGCACTTAGGATCGGGAAGGAACGAGATGACTACCATAAATGGATTGCCTTACTACGAAGTGGATTTCAACGCTGACGGCGCGCTGAACACGGAGACCGGACACGGTGACGGTGGCCTGCCCGCCGCGGTCGCGGCCGGCGGCATCGCCGACCTGTTCGTCTTCTCGCACGGCTGGAACAACGGCGTGGACTCCGCGCGTGACCTCTATCAGGCGATGTTCTCGCTGCTGGCGGATCAGCTCGGCGCTCACACCGCCACCAGTGCGGCCGTCGGCGTGATGTGGCCGTCACTGCTGTTTCCCGAAGACGACCCGGCCACCGCGGCGCCGGTGCCGTCCACGGGGGCACAACTGGCCGCCGCACTCGCCCCGGCCTTCCCCGACCAACAGGGTCACCTCGACACGTTGGGGCTGTTGCTCGACGACCAACCCCAGGACCCCGACAAACTCATCGAATTCCACGCCCTGGCCAGCGATCTCGTCACCACCAAGCCGCAGGGCAGCGAGGACACCGGTGAAGCGGCGCTACTGTGCACCGACCCGACGAACGATACCGCCACCGTGCTGGGCCACGCCGCCGCGATGGCACCCGCCGGCACCGGCAATGCGCAAGGGCTGGGCAATCCGTTCGCCGGGCTGTGGTCGGGCGCGCGAGAGGTGTTACGCACGCTGAGCTACTACGAAATGAAGAACCGCGCCGGGGTGGTCGGCCAAGTCGG
This is a stretch of genomic DNA from Mycolicibacter terrae. It encodes these proteins:
- a CDS encoding LuxR C-terminal-related transcriptional regulator, producing the protein MAGGWRLLDRPVEYEAIRSSLSDDDSRGVVLVGSAGVGKTTLARAVTASLRSRVHWAACTESSRSIPLGVFAQWVEASASRDPIALLMSARKSLLADGDTVIGIDDAHLLDQLSATLLHQIVVERAARVVSTVRSGEPVLDAVTALWKDGHLQRLELEVFTKEQSVALVESVLGGTLEGLSADVMWESSGGNPLFLRHLVEGAVDAGTLTEVNGVWQLRGPTTVPSGLAALLDERLDRAGDDVVGALKLLALCEPLDIDALCELAGEEAVDAAEVQGLIRVAQDGRHLSARFSHPVFGDVVRRRVGTASSRSLRGRIVQVLRDRELDSAADRIRLAHLCIDSDQLVDMNLLISAAKDAIFLSNLPLGERLARAAFERGGGLRAAELLSRALLWQGRPVEADEILTRFDPSHLDELQLVQWGIPRLSILFWSMGDIAQATELLELLRSRVEHPALTLIVDATGSAMAIHQNKIDDGLAAAERVLADPHAPKQAVDFAAFGAGLAMPLAGRGGDFEPIAARCRAEQKATDGMLRVMVRYGDVLALTYVGELDSADRRVAEYTQFSSAGQFVGWAIAKIMAGLVATYRGRFRDAISSMEQAIAALNAEASLPWQLPARVLLVRAHAALTNIDEAERVLEDTQEHTGPHEALWEPQVMIAKAWLAAAKGGERSAVDLARAAADLAHKSGQYAVEAEALHHAARFGDRTVAGRLRTLATRVEGPVAAMYARHADAVGASNASALDAASVEFEGAGLLLSAADAAAQAVPLYERAGQRRHSAESAARALWLAAQCDGAMTPAIRSAARPLPVTSREREIAALIARGLSNREIAERLTVSVRTVEGHIYRACIKLDIADRDELAKIVWNGPAT
- a CDS encoding catalase family protein, giving the protein MAPGGGAAPSHTQRSYVRYREDLERPRADENEVIDRITAALRHNNERAYRKFKHGLRDAHAKSHAILRGELTVYPDLPEELAQGLFAAPATYPVIARISTTSGVLRSDQIRGVRGLAIKVLGVHGPRALADDDATTQDFIMVTHREFLFADAHSYLAQGMPTARVLAMLPDRVLWAGSEVLAAATKVGVRLPPNLAVFIAPNTHILGETFYTSAPLRYGDFVAKMLYAPLSDTVKNLEGQRVPREAGQEAHRDLMVEFFRDNSAEYELRVQLCTDTVTMPIEDATVAWPESASPHRPVAKITFPSQNPYSPERRAFGDDVLSFNSWRALEVHRPLGSINRLKRQVYEASSQFRHTVNAAPRIEPTDIAQLPD
- a CDS encoding S8 family peptidase, with the translated sequence MVSQLLLAPVDEVPPEADRAVRSVEQGRRVVLVELRLGPGAEPKTVRDQFLDLFAHVFRARNRPPRPVPVGRHYMRCTLAPAEVERLVRGGTRPSKAATERALDLIYHVWPDFVVNAHLDRSVTTIQADAASRTFRCDGTGVIWAVIDSGIDAGHPHFTGTATLSASSVASLHHDFTITDPAGSSTGSSPLTDPFGHGTHVAGIIAGQAPADQAMLRIAANEPTAQGLPRWVQRDLPPGAALSGVAPGANLVSLRVLDEDGQTLSSAVIDALDYVRTVNAGGRDLVIHGVNLSLGCGWLIRDYAAGQSPLCRELDLLVGTGVVAVVSAGNLGAGVVGAGVGAATASAGGDVYGQLSTITDPGNAASAITVGSVHRYRPHTFGVTFDSSKGPTLDGRLKPELVAPGERITSAATGKQAAGVPPLEASASDPSELARYIEDSGTSMAAAHVSGAIAAFLSARTEFIGQPQRVKQIFIDTATDLGRHQFFQGSGLINLLRALSST
- a CDS encoding serine/threonine protein kinase; this encodes MTTINGLPYYEVDFNADGALNTETGHGDGGLPAAVAAGGIADLFVFSHGWNNGVDSARDLYQAMFSLLADQLGAHTATSAAVGVMWPSLLFPEDDPATAAPVPSTGAQLAAALAPAFPDQQGHLDTLGLLLDDQPQDPDKLIEFHALASDLVTTKPQGSEDTGEAALLCTDPTNDTATVLGHAAAMAPAGTGNAQGLGNPFAGLWSGAREVLRTLSYYEMKNRAGVVGQVGLGPLLGRLGGPAGSPRIHLIGHSFGARLVSYALAGLPDPPTQEASPVKSLTLVQGAFSHFTFATSLPFDSRRPGGLAGCEARVDGPLLATFSRADRAVGWWYPAASMLARQDAQAAEDLVYRWGAMGHDGYQNDPAAKAVQLGEPDSPYDFASHKFYALDANGVIAANQSAFSGAHSDIRHPEITWAITAAAGLAS